In Daphnia magna isolate NIES linkage group LG7, ASM2063170v1.1, whole genome shotgun sequence, a single genomic region encodes these proteins:
- the LOC116926490 gene encoding LOW QUALITY PROTEIN: uncharacterized protein LOC116926490 (The sequence of the model RefSeq protein was modified relative to this genomic sequence to represent the inferred CDS: deleted 1 base in 1 codon; substituted 1 base at 1 genomic stop codon) yields the protein MPRIMIKGGVWRNTEDEILKAAVMKYGKNQWSRIASLLHRKSAKQCKARWYEWLDPSIKKTEWSREEDEKLLHLAKLMPTQWRTIAPIVGRTAAQCLERYEYLLDQAQRKEEGEEPGDDPRKLRPGEIDPNPETKPARPDPKDMDEDELEMLSEARARLANTQGKKAKRKAREKQLEEARRLAALQKRRELRAAGMGVRRGALSHNRRKRGVDYNAEIPFEKQPAIGFHNTAEEQFDPFAPNFHRLRQQQLEGELRSVKEDRERKKDKDRLKQRKENEVPSALLQGDQPAAKRSKLVLPEPQISDRDLEQVVKLGRASEAAQDAARETGQRVSDTLLADYSLTQSGGLRTPRTPAPPMDKILQEAQNLMALTHVETPLMGGTNAPLINPDFAGATPSKDGVATPNTLLSTPFRTPSGAAGSATPGMLSITSGATPRAGVQSLPGATPLVRDKLNINPEESTEVMQRTLKEQLKRGLSTLPTPKNDYEIVVPEEEMDTESGLPGDGGTTGTYISVEDQADIDARIEAERKKQREAELKRRSQALQRSLPRPHEVNNAILRPANSSDSSLSDLQKAEELIKKEMLTMMHYDSIRNPVNNSTEKGGGLSRKIIETSQNFLSNNSYQEFEDKEIEQAKELLKVEMEKVKAGMGHGDLTMEAYTQVWEECLSQVLFVPSQNRYTRASLASKKDRLESASRHLETNRAHMAKEAKKAAKLEKKLRTLTAGYQSRSQALHKQTQDLIDQVEAARIELDTYSFLKKHEDEVFYLFDLIHQNNNNISKLAKVAGFLIKVIIGLSEKDTTMLENESVNETVLDLVFQLLQFTPDAVKYKIPMGDDLARLLELHVSIAIHPILDKLTKTRQLLPSLLKATSNCPPENRLNLIRLLGLLLTPNFQSTVRNCGITTSDLLAMFLSSVNQGHVEFNRVILLHGITHSGKGIHTVPIYELLVTQAAATMAIMTQDSVVQCVAVLLKSLIQDGFWAHLMSCDILTFMARYGPSQFCLELVQHLFLLSPSTPTISCRPVCLLNRLIPLLSPAGRAAILKSHPVEKYPDLWAAINWEAFTVEQKVELRQCLPPSAIGSQFCKANTVIRLGLICTSGNDSVLQDQIDLRLNLIKAGTVLLFGLKSKSAKDYQRHMEHLLACVLRVLLCTAEPAQKESHLYLMQILKLALDSKALTAVQLDVTIFLSKIGLXRPAPISQNRSLLSIDIARLIHHHLLKEGYESSANNLISECPHLKGLKPVKHPYKLPRILGLSLADLFESYFETKENVIEELELLESVVFREHDSLPLLTKTLVENLKSSTLSKSIQKKTWSKGVNTEVVINNGPAVCDASVNTDSVLVPQNCDASVNTDSVLVPQNCDASVNTDSVLVPQNCDASVNTDSVLFPQNCDASVNTDSICVPENCDACVNTEAPCYPQTCDSCINTDLFSGLRETCDTGVNTESCFNADKTSQSNLSVEKPDVLENTIDNSANNQVIIHSQEKNVLNHGTHAMSPTASGKTKVQDDNGDANMNPNWSQHHDIDQESSHALHCSEQLVATETVDFSLVYDRLLENREFQEKIAESINKKKAQAVLPYTDNSKCGSLASSQDLDTVIKAIVAETQADPSFDNFLKDCIGIDSEDQTSVGTPDSIAPNDSEPNAMPYNSGNQENCLVLDDVGEPMLVEQPTIPSSFFTVQSSDVTGSSSLINTLNSVAIVTSSGQITLVPTIISAMPGEVDPSETVSSTITKRVKKKQTMILRRAPVRIAPKPIFTLTIPAPDDDYNHVPTSACEAESGFREQDIVENQVNQQQSVNYNLLTRETPGDCSPGPSKMKPIMKIKNRALAKSRRTKNSRIRDPIFQRLTNPPPSEKNLTSNLAALLKIAEEYRSSTMDVPNQQIVGQTEPSGSPDVVFRTPIPDSSGFVTTPTSTRRRSHVRQLNFGESPELPNKPAENSPAANPKRSEIPWDLALRNAFSAPPPTDSDIFATPKGKAKRKRKRSPMPETSDAIAIQDTSSNEVAVSTSPSKCSLSPAQASAFNLAATEETVAPVPVAEERSQPCGTSDSNYADLVAASILQEMANTPITEVTREDTSKETATDGLVTNCVVSTANLSQFGMDVVSREEHVMQHLTLPVLATPRKEITESLVGSYPPQSVPSTVLCDGQSNSVSFGAWDGEIPRTPQIRMDLTSSTSPFQVSLTKGFRFLPAADSPSLAVPFTPCILEAGNSNTSIDTPYVGFYQFPSVLSTPRLEALRQEIMESPGKSLSMTVISPTQVVLGRPTPYFVPSGERAQGPIMNQNATPEHVPEPDKLDRRRRSSMEMDPLQLEESNDASDAAAALMCKTAENVAAALHPPTPYKTDQTLENDLINECQRLEDVPSTEKVKQRYQRLIELFGEDSTNLNGGTNAIPAAPETVMEDALAQSTPIITKQKNGKTRRTAPKKSIPIDESISSGCARVQVYAGNPQVNRRKSKRHSKGSKTFTSLEDEAIIQELLAMSRSNNSYDVVKQSPLRKKKQRSHSLNREQGSSSGEVDIEKKSTRKQSNLSGFNDVMTIEASTSMSELVSVSCVSSPNSSREEVDVVELVEMVESPLNSPRKKDKSKKTTKSREKPSTRAARKACSSSSFGMATRRTPVKLFKSAPPPYARKAISYRQSATVKKTPTKVSPGESAFATNVSHEDTDLERYPIGAVNIPVTVPSTKHIQPTEDFDRVVESDDRTMEKSVASPVMEIAENTDGPLSLTQQAEVLVATENSIDETTALTEITNEPSETSSLISVEGLSIESESERIKTANEISATETQEVNADVIISFEQNSIAVPILEPPVSPASTPVSRNISEKAENFVNLPSVASDVICEKDYHAESTFTTLIEAEGANTAKFLVPHENLVVETNLEDSSLTSHSIRDSRCEETLPPAEALVKVTDEVAESNFIESTLPQKDLMVKSNQELLSPKVIAAKEKTKPSNSKLQNYLQLSSFNSTPDCSSKRKSSELDATILSPNFSSPAHPKPSAIGVCGQLPLQETAVVMHKDLVNKIRKQMRLSKEVDLYSQ from the exons ATGCCACGTATTATGATTAAAGGTGGTGTGTGGAGGAACACCGAG GATGAAATTTTGAAAGCAGCTGTGATGAAATATGGTAAAAATCAATGGTCACGTATTGCTTCTCTGTTACATCGGAAATCAGCTAAACAATGCAAAGCTCGTTGGTATGAATGGTTGGATCCAAGCATCAAGAAGACAGAGTGGAGccgtgaagaagatgaaaaactCCTACACTTGGCAAAGCTCATGCCTACTCAGTGGAGAACTATTGCCCCCATTGTTGGGAGAACAGCTGCCCAATGCCTTGAACGCTATGAATACCTTCT tgaTCAAGCTCAAAGAAAGGAAGAGGGTGAAGAACCTGGTGATGACCCACGTAAATTGCGTCCTGGAGAAATTGACCCAAATCCTGAGACTAAACCAGCCCGTCCAGATCCCAAAGACATGGATGAAGATGAACTGGAGATGTTGTCTGAAGCCAGGGCTAGGTTAGCTAACACACAG GGTAAAAAGGCTAAACGAAAAGCCAGAGAGAAACAACTGGAAGAGGCACGACGATTGGCCGCTTTACAAAAAAGGAGAGAGCTGCGAGCTGCAGGTATGGGCGTTCGCCGTGGAGCTCTGTCTCACAACCGTCGCAAGCGTGGTGTGGACTACAATGCCGAAATTCCGTTTGAGAAGCAGCCAGCTATTGGTTTTCATAATACGGCAGAAGAACAATTTGATCCTTTCGCACCAAACTTCCATCGGCTCCGTCAGCAACAGCTAGAGGGTGAACTACGCTCAGTTAAGGAGGACAGGGAGCGCAAGAAGGACAAGGACAGGCTTAAGCAGAGAAAAGAGAATGAAGTTCCTTCGGCTCTGTTGCAAGGAGACCAACCGGCAGCGAAACGTTCGAAGCTTGTTCTACCGGAGCCTCAGATATCCGACAGAGATCTTGAACAAGTCGTTAAACTAGGCAGAGCTTCGGAAGCTGCTCAAGATGCAGCCCGCGAAACTGGCCAGAGGGTATCGGACACTCTTTTGGCCGATTATTCCTTAACACAG AGTGGGGGGTTGCGAACACCACGAACACCAGCTCCTCCTATGGACAAGATTTTGCAAGAAGCACAAAATCTGATGGCGTTAACGCACGTTGAAACTCCGCTGATGGGTGGTACCAACGCACCGTTGATCAATCCTGACTTCGCTGGTGCCACTCCAAGTAAAGATGGAGTCGCAACACCAAATACGTTACTTTCAACGCCATTTCGTACGCCCAGCGGGGCAGCAGGTTCTGCCACACCAGGCATGCTAAGTATCACGTCGGGAGCAACACCCCGTGCGGGAGTTCAGTCTCTTCCCGGTGCAACCCCATTGGTGCGAGACAAATTAAATATTAATCCAGAAGAGTCTACTGAGG TTATGCAGCGCACGCTTAAAGAGCAACTCAAACGAGGACTGAGTACACTACCTACTCCCAAGAACGATTACGAAATTGTTGTACCAGAAGAGGAAATGGACACTGAATCTGGATTACCTGGTGACGGAGGAACGACGGGCACATATATCTCTGTAGAAGATCAGGCAGATATTGATGCTCGTATTGAAGCAGAGCGCAAAAAGCAAA GAGAAGCTGAGTTAAAGCGACGATCCCAAGCGTTGCAAAGAAGTCTGCCCCGTCCTCACGAAGTGAACAATGCCATTCTCAGACCAGCCAATTCGTCCGATTCTTCACTCAGTGATCTTCAAAAAGCTGAGGAGCTTATCAAGAAAGAAATGCTTACAATGATGCATTATGATTCAATCCGCAATCCAGTCAATAACTCCACAGAAAAGGGTGGTGGCCTCTCGAGGAAGATCATTGAGACCAGCCAAAACTTTTTAAGCAATAATTCCTATCAGGAATTTGAAGACAAGGAAATTGAACAG GCAAAGGAGTTACTGAAAGTGGAAATGGAAAAAGTGAAGGCTGGTATGGGGCATGGGGACTTGACAATGGAGGCATATACACAGGTTTGGGAGGAATGCCTGTCACAGGTTTTATTCGTTCCATCCCAAAACCGATACACGAg GGCTTCTTTGGCTTCGAAGAAGGATCGGCTGGAAAGTGCTTCACGCCATTTAGAGACTAACCGAGCTCATATGGCTAAAGAGGCTAAAAAAGCTGccaaattagaaaagaagCTGCGAACCTTGACCGCCG GTTACCAGTCCAGATCACAAGCTCTACACAAGCAAACCCAAGATCTGATTGATCAAGTAGAGGCCGCTCGCATTGAATTAGACACTTATTCTTTCTTAAAGAAGCATGAAGATG AAGTGTTTTATCTCTTTGATCTAATTcaccaaaacaacaacaatatttCGAAATTGGCCAAAGTGGCAGGTTTCCTGATTAAAGTCATCATTGGTCTCAGTGAGAAAGATACAACGATGCTTGAAAATGAAAGCGTAAACGAAACGGTGCTAGATCTAGTGTTCCAGCTTCTGCA ATTTACTCCTGATGCTGTTAAATATAAAATTCCTATGGGTGACGATCTTGCCCGTCTTTTGGAACTTCATGTGTCCATCGCTATACATCCAATTTTAGATAAGTTGACGAAAACACGACAGCTTCTTCCTAGCTTACTGAAAGCAACTTCGAATTGCCCACCTGAGAATCGACTGAACTTGATACGGCTACTCGGTTTGCTGCTGACACCTAATTTTCAGTCAACAGTTAGAAACTGCGGTATAACCACAAGTGACTTATTGGCAATGTTTCTCTCCTCAGTTAACCAAG GGCATGTGGAGTTCAACCGGGTTATTCTTCTTCATGGTATAACCCATAGCGGCAAAGGAATTCATACTGTGCCTATCTACGAACTATTG GTTACACAAGCTGCAGCCACCATGGCCATTATGACACAAGATTCTGTTGTACAGTGTGTTGCAGTTCTTCTCAAATCTCTCATCCAAGATGGATTTTGGGCTCATCTCATGTCCTGTGATATTCTTACCTTTATGGCAAG GTACGGCCCGTCTCAGTTTTGTCTTGAACTAGTTCAGCACTTGTTCCTCCTTAGTCCATCGACTCCGACCATCTCTTGCCGGCCAGTCTGTCTTCTCAACCGTTTGATCCCGCTACTTTCTCCTGCTGGTAGGGCGGCCATACTGAAATCACATCCTGTAGAAAAATACCCCGATTTATGGGCTGCCATAAACTGGGAAGCATTCACTGTCGAGCAAAAAGTGGAACTCCGGCAATGTTTGCCACCTTCCGCAATTGGTTCACAATTTTGCAAAGCTAACACAGTGATTCGACTTGGTTTAATTTGTACTTCCGGAAACGACTCAGTTCTTCAAGATCAAATCGATTTACGATTGAATTTGATCAAAGCGGGCACGGTGCTACTTTTTGGATTGAAAAGTAAATCGGCTAAGGATTATCAACGCCATATGGAGCATCTTTTAGCGTGCGTTTTACGCGTTCTTCTGTGTACAGCTGAGCCAGCTCAGAAAGAATCACATCTTTACTTAATGCAAATATTAAAATTGGCTTTAGACAGCAAAGCTTTAACGGCTGTTCAGCTTGATGTCACCATTTTTCTAAGTAAAATTGGTTT ATAGCGaccggccccgattagccaaaatcg GTCTTTACTTTCAATTGATATTGCTAGGCTGATACATCATCACCTTCTGAAAGAGGGTTATGAAAGCTCTGCCAATAATCTAATAAGTGAGTGCCCACACCTGAAAGGGTTAAAGCCTGTTAAACACCCTTACAAGCTTCCACGGATTTTGGGACTTTCATTGGCTGATTTATTCGAAAGTTATTTTGAAACTAAGGAAAACGTGATTGAGGAATTGGAGCTTCTAGAATCGGTCGTCTTTAGAGAACATGACAGTCTTCCACTGCTTACCAAAACACTAGTGGAAAACCTTAAATCATCAACACTGTCAAAAtctattcaaaaaaaaacctggAGTAAAGGTGTCAACACAGAAGTTGTAATAAACAATGGCCCTGCAGTCTGTGATGCAAGTGTCAACACTGACTCTGTTCTTGTTCCACAAAATTGTGATGCAAGTGTCAACACTGACTCTGTTCTTGTTCCACAAAATTGTGATGCAAGTGTCAACACTGACTCTGTTCTTGTTCCACAAAATTGTGATGCAAGTGTCAACACTGACTCTGTTCTTTTTCCACAAAATTGTGATGCAAGTGTCAACACAGATTCTATCTGTGTCCCAGAAAATTGTGATGCATGTGTAAACACTGAAGCTCCCTGCTACCCACAAACATGTGACTCTTGTATTAACACAGATCTTTTCAGTGGTCTGCGTGAAACATGTGATACAGGTGTTAACACTGAATCTTGTTTTAATGCTGACAAGACAAGTCAATCAAACTTGTCTGTGGAAAAACCTGATGTTCTTGAAAACACAATTGATAATAGTGCCAACAATCAAGTCATCATTCATAGTcaggaaaaaaatgttttaaaccaTGGCACACATGCAATGTCTCCAACAGCATCAGGAAAAACCAAAGTACAAGATGATAATGGTGATGCAAACATGAATCCTAATTGGAGCCAACATCATGATATTGACCAAGAAAGTAGCCATGCACTGCATTGCTCAGAACAACTTGTTGCTACTGAAACAGTGGATTTTTCCCTAGTGTATGACCGGTTGCTAGAAAATAGAGAGTTCCAAGAAAAGATAGCTGAAAGcattaataaaaagaaagctCAAGCTGTTTTACCATACACTGATAATTCAAAATGTGGAAGCTTGGCATCATCACAAGATCTGGATACTGTTATCAAAGCTATTGTGGCAGAAACTCAAGCAGATCCTTCTTTTGACAATTTTCTGAAAGACTGCATAG GTATTGACAGTGAAGATCAAACTTCAGTTGGTACCCCAGACAGTATAGCTCCAAATGACAGTGAACCCAATGCTATGCCTTATAATTCAGGTAATCAAGAAAATTGCTTGGTTTTGGATGATGTAGGGGAACCAATGTTAGTGGAGCAACCAACAATACCATCATCTTTTTTTACTGTACAAAGTTCTGACGTAACAGGCAGCTCTTCTTTGATTAACACCCTTAATAGTGTTGCAATTGTGACATCCTCGGGTCAAATAACTTTGGTTCCAACTATCATTTCGGCTATGCCTGGTGAGGTAGACCCTTCAGAAACTGTATCTTCCACGATAACTAAAAGagtaaagaagaaacaaaccatGATTCTTAGAAGAGCACCCGTTCGGATTGCTCCGAAGCCCATCTTTACCCTCACTATCCCTGCCCCGGATGATGACTACAATCATGTTCCAACTTCTGCATGTGAAGCCGAATCAGGCTTTCGAGAACAGGATATAGTGGAAAATCAAGTAAACCAGCAACAAAGTGTTAATTATAATCTTTTAACACGTGAAACCCCTGGTGATTGTAGTCCAGGTCCCTCTAAGATGAAACCTATaatgaagataaaaaatcgTGCTCTAGCGAAAAGTAGACGTACAAAAAATTCGAGAATTCGCGATCCAATCTTTCAACGTCTCACCAATCCCCCACCTTCAGAAAAAAATCTTACTTCTAATTTGGCTGCGCTATTGAAAATTGCAGAAGAGTACCGCTCCAGTACTATGGATGTTCCAAATCAACAAATCGTTGGTCAAACGGAGCCATCGGGATCACCTGATGTAGTCTTTCGTACACCCATTCCGGATTCATCTGGATTCGTAACCACCCCTACTAGCACTCGGCGCCGAAGCCATGTTCGACAGCTTAATTTTGGCGAATCGCCTGAATTACCTAATAAGCCAGCTGAAAACAGTCCGGCAGCTAATCCGAAACGATCCGAAATACCTTGGGATCTTGCCTTGAGAAATGCTTTTTCAGCTCCTCCTCCAACAGACAGTGATATTTTTGCAACACCAAAAGGAAAGGCCaaacgcaaaagaaaaaggtcaccAATGCCTGAAACAAGCGATGCAATAGCTATCCAAGACACTTCCTCTAATGAAGTAGCTGTTAGTACTTCACCATCCAAATGCTCACTTTCGCCCGCTCAAGCGTCTGCATTCAATTTGGCGGCAACAGAAGAAACCGTCGCCCCGGTCCCTGTGGCGGAAGAAAGATCGCAACCGTGCGGCACTTCGGATTCCAATTATGCCGATTTAGTTGCTGCTTCAATTTTACAGGAGATGGCAAACACTCCCATAACGGAAGTGACCCGAGAGGATACTTCAAAAGAAACTGCAACGGATGGATTGGTCACAAATTGCGTAGTTTCGACTGCTAACTTATCCCAATTTGGAATGGATGTGGTTAGCCGTGAAGAACATGTAATGCAACATTTGACTCTTCCAGTTCTTGCTACCCCGCGTAAGGAGATAACAGAAAGCTTGGTAGGAAGTTACCCACCTCAAAGCGTTCCTTCCACTGTGCTCTGCGATGGTCAAAGCAATAGCGTCAGCTTCGGTGCATGGGACGGGGAAATCCCACGGACACCGCAAATCCGTATGGATCTTACCAGTTCTACTAGTCCCTTCCAAGTTTCTCTTACGAAAGGTTTCCGTTTCTTACCGGCGGCGGATTCTCCCAGTTTGGCTGTTCCTTTCACTCCATGCATTTTAGAAGCGGGCAATTCTAACACTTCCATCGACACACCATACGTCGGTTTTTATCAATTCCCGTCAGTGCTAAGCACTCCCAG ATTGGAAGCTCTGCGGCAGGAAATCATGGAGAGCCCGGGTAAAAGCTTGAGCATGACCGTGATCAGTCCTACCCAGGTGGTCCTCGGGCGTCCAACCCCATATTTCGTTCCAAGTGGTGAGCGAGCGCAGGGCCCTATAATGAATCAAAATGCTACTCCAGAGCATGTACCCGAACCAGACAAG CTGGACAGAAGACGACGGAGTTCGATGGAAATGGATCCGTTGCAGTTGGAAGAGTCCAACGATGCAAGCGATGCGGCAGCTGCATTGATGTGCAAAACCGCGGAGAACGTTGCTGCTGCCCTTCACCCGCCTACTCCATATAAAACAGATCAAACTCTAGAAAACGACCTTATCAACGAATGCCAGCGTTTGGAAGATGTTCCTTCAAcagaaaaagttaaacaacGTTATCAGCGATTAATAGAATTGTTTGGGGAGGATTCCACGAATCTTAACGGAGGCACTAATGCTATTCCAGCTGCTCCTGAGACCGTAATGGAAGATGCACTAGCTCAAAGTACTCCTATAAttacgaaacaaaaaaacggaaaGACTAGAAGAACCGCACCCAAGAAATCTATCCCCATAGATGAGTCCATTAGCTCGGGGTGTGCCAGAGTGCAAGTTTATGCCGGAAATCCCCAAGTTAATCGCCGCAAGTCTAAGCGCCATTCAAAAGGATCAAAGACGTTCACATCACTAGAGGATGAAGCTATAATTCAAGAGCTTTTGGCTATGTCGAGATCAAACAACTCGTATGATGTTGTGAAGCAGTCTCCCTTACGCAAAAAGAAGCAGAGGTCGCATTCGCTAAATCGTGAACAAGGCAGTTCATCTGGCGAAGTAGATATAGAGAAAAAATCGACGCGAAAGCAAAGCAATCTGTCTGGTTTTAATGACGTGATGACCATTGAGGCTTCGACTTCCATGAGTGAACTTGTGTCCGTATCATGTGTATCGTCACCGAATTCCTCAAGGGAAGAAGTGGACGTCGTCGAGTTGGTAGAGATGGTTGAATCGCCCTTGAATAGTCCAAGGAAGAAAGACAAATCCAAGAAAACCACAAAGAGCAGAGAAAAA CCGTCCACCAGGGCAGCACGGAAAGCATGTAGCTCGAGCTCGTTTGGCATGGCAACCCGTAGGACTCCGGTAAAACTGTTCAAATCCGCACCACCACCATACGCTCGTAAAGCGATTAGCTACCGCCAATCGGCCACTGTCAAGAAAACACCCACAAAAGTATCACCTGGGGAATCTGCTTTCGCTACCAATGTCTCCCACGAAGACACAGATTTGGAAAGATATCCAATAGGAGCAGTCAACATACCTGTCACAGTCCCCTCGACAAAGCATATTCAACCTACAGAAGATTTTGATAGGGTAGTCGAAAGTGATGATCGGACTATGGAAAAGTCTGTAGCTTCTCCGGTTATGGAGATTGCTGAAAACACCGATGGTCCATTGAGTCTGACGCAACAAGCTGAAGTACTAGTGGCAACAGAAAATTCAATCGATGAAACAACAGCATTAACAGAAATCACAAACGAACCTTCCGAAACCTCGTCACTCATCTCTGTTGAGGGTTTGTCGATAGAATCAGAAAgcgaaagaataaaaacggCAAATGAAATAAGTGCGACTGAAACACAAGAAGTTAACGCGGATGTCATCATTAGTTTTGAACAAAATTCCATAGCTGTTCCAATATTGGAACCTCCAGTATCTCCTGCCAGTACCCCGGTGTCCAGGAACATCTCAGAAAAGGCCGAAAATTTCGTTAATCTTCCATCAGTAGCCAGTGACGTGATTTGCGAAAAAGATTACCATGCAGAATCAACGTTCACAACTCTCATCGAAGCCGAAGGAGCTAATACCGCAAAATTCTTGGTACCTCACGAAAACTTGGTAGTGGAAACGAACCTGGAAGATAGCAGCCTAACTTCACATTCGATAAGGGACTCAAGATGTGAAGAAACACTTCCCCCGGCAGAAGCATTAGTAAAGGTTACTGATGAAGTCGCAGAGTCCAACTTCATCGAATCTACACTGCCTCAAAAAGACCTCATGGTGAAGTCAAACCAGGAATTATTATCTCCTAAAGTTATTgcagccaaagaaaaaactaaaccTTCTAATTCAAAGCTACAAAATTACCTGCAATTAAGTAGCTTTAACAGTACACCTGACTGTTCATCCAAGAGAAAGTCATCAGAGCTTGATGCTACTATTTTATCGCCAAACTTCAGCAGTCCTGCTCATCCCAAACCATCTGCTATTGGTGTTTGTGGCCAATTACCTCTTCAAGAAACAGCTGTAGTCATGCACAAAGAccttgtaaacaaaatcagaaAGCAGATGAGGCTGAGTAAAGAAGTTGATCTCTACTCACAATGA
- the LOC116926521 gene encoding F-box only protein 7, which translates to MKLRLKGEAFAKQVLIEFDSNSITVEELKIRVRDILQLHDDDFLGSIQFSMNGKQALLAEDTELVSNLGFVSGDAVYILGTFSGTRKPKFQKLNPSSCEKDQEQEKFSTFMASDKQHIASLDLSTASENIEGMNKQRREKFDRDSTIPDFEKHHIPLLDTPNMLIPQTYARLIASNSLSVPFESNLEKLAGILHILMVETGFQPETCKSFSDPFCNLPDSWNVVSETLRLNYKTGSQSPATIVLSSVGLLVIVYGIGSSLGKSLSLKLKPSEFMPPVGSKHLRQVCIDFKNEIAFPLYVHIEREANGTCPTYFSNLPPEISYNILQRLDSKSLCSLSMTCRLFQHLASQTSLWKKLALTDFGKKISNRAASETINWKELYKDEFLIEKKQREMSKSIRDHTTMPRPREIFFPSPFYSPQVYPDVNGGHEFPGIMGGYSDLYPDLRGFGPPGRRQPFRNLPDGGMGFPRPLGRFRGFPNI; encoded by the exons ATGAAGCTTCGCCTTAAAGGAGAGGCATTTGCAAAGCAAGTGCTAATCGAATTTGATTCGAACAGCATTACTGTTGAGGAGCTAAAAATTCGCGTTCGAGATATTCTGCAGTTGCATGATGATGACTTTCTAGG GTCAATACAATTCAGTATGAATGGAAAACAAGCTCTTTTAGCAGAAGATACTGAATTGGTTTCCAATTTAGGCTTTGTATCTGGagatgcagtttacatcttGGGGACATTTTCAGGTACTAGAAAACCAAAGTTTCAGAAACTGAATCCCAGTTCTTGTGAAAAAGATcaggaacaagaaaaattttctaCGTTCATGGCATCTGACAAGCAACATATAGCAAGTTTAGATCTCAGTACTGCATCAGAAAACATTGAAGGAATGAATAAGCAAAGGAGAGAAAAATTTGACAGGGATTCTACCATCCCAGATTTTGAGAAACATCACATACCTTTATTAGATACCCCAAATATGTTGATTCCTCAAACTTATGCAAGATTAATTGCTTCAAATTCACTAAGTGTCCCATTTGAATCAAATCTTGAGAAGTTGGCTGGCATACTTCATATATTGATGGTAGAAACTGGATTTCAACCAGAAACATGTAAAAGTTTTTCTGACCCATTTTGTAACTTACCTGATTCATGGAATGTGGTAAGTGAAACCCTGAGGCTAAACTACAAGACAGGGTCCCAATCCCCAGCAACAATAGTACTTTCATCAGTAGGATTACTGGTAATTGTTTATGGTATTGGGTCATCATTAGGGAAGTCTCTGTCATTGAAACTGAAGCCCAGTGAGTTTATGCCACCTGTGGGTAGCAAACATCTGAGACAAGTATGCAttgattttaaaaacgaaatcgCTTTTCCATTGTACGTCCATATCGAGAGAGAAGCGAACGGCACTTGCCCTACCTATTTTTCCAATTTGCCACCGGAAATCTCGTACAATATACTTCAGAGGCTTGATTCCAAAAGCTTGTGTAGCCTGTCGATGACTTGTCGGCTCTTTCAGCATTTGGCAAGTCAAACAAGCCTTTGGAAAAAATTGGCTTTGAC AGATTTTGGGAAGAAAATTTCGAATCGAGCGGCGTCCGAAACAATAAACTGGAAAGAGTTGTACAAGGATGAATTTCTgatagaaaagaaacaacGAG AGATGTCGAAATCAATTCGTGACCACACAACAATGCCGCGCCCCCGTGAGATCTTCTTTCCTAGCCCATTCTACAGCCCGCAAGTTTATCCCGACGTCAATGGAGGGCATGAATTTCCAGGAATCATGGGCGGTTATTCCGATTTGTATCCAGATTTAAGAG GTTTCGGGCCCCCAGGTCGTCGGCAACCATTCCGCAATCTTCCTGATGGGGGAATGGGATTTCCACGACCACTTGGTAGATTCCGTGGCTTTCCAAACATTTAA